A stretch of DNA from Thermovirga sp.:
GGACCGGTTCCTGGGCAGGTCCGAGGGCGGCCAAGCCTATATAACTGGTGATCCTTCCCAGGAGCCTTGTGGCGTAGATTAGGGCTTCCTCCACGTCTTTTCTTCGTTCCCGGAGCTCCTTTATCCACCCCTCGCTTTCGGAGGGAAAGGTCCTCTGTCGCCTAAGGATGGCGTCCACGTACACCCGGTACGCCTTCGGCGTGGGTACCCTGCCGGCGGAGGTGTGTGGTTGGTAAAGATACTCCGACTCCTCCAGGTCGGCCATTTCGTTCCTGATGGTCGCGGCGCTGCGATCCTTCAGAAATTTCCTGGCTATGGTGCGAGACCCCACGGGCTCGCCGGTCTTTATGTATTCGTAAACCACCGCGAGGACCACTTCTAGATATCTTTCGTTTAACACTGCCGTAGCAACTCCCTATCACTTTTTATTAGCACTCCCGTTCTAAGAGTGCTAAAGGTCATCCGTCCGAAGGGTAGATTAGCAATGCCATCGTCTATTGTCAACACTGGTCAGAAACTTGGATATCCCCTATTGCGTCCCTATTGACCTAGAATAGGCCTTGGTAAACAATCCTCTCCGCGGGAGGTCCTCTCCTTTGACCGAGAAAAACATGACGACGGTGATACTGATAAGGCATGGCGAGTGTGAGGGCAACAGGGAAGGTCTGTTCAGAGGAAGGACGGACTTCCCGCTCAACGAGGCGGGGAGAAAGCAGGCCAGGTCCCTGGCGGAAGCGATAAAGCCCATGACCCCTTCCATTGTATATTCGAGCCCGCTCCTCCGAGCGGAGGAGACGGCGAGGATCATATCCGAAGGGTGCGGGGCCGAACTGGCTCTCAGGCAGGGTTTTATCAACATTGCCCTGGGCCGGTGGGAGAACAGGAAGAAGTCGGACATCGAGCAGGAATACCCGGAAGAATGGAAACTCTGGCTCTCCCATCCCGAAAGGCTCCACATCGCCGGCGGCGAATCTCTCGGTGACGTCAGGAGAAGAGCCTTCGCAAACCTGGATGCCCTCGTAAAGGGCCATGCGGGAGGGACCTTGGCGATAGTGTCTCACCGGGCGGTGCTCAAGCCGCTGCTGGCAGAGGTACTGGACATAGGGGACCCCTACTTCTGGAAGGTCCACCTCGACACAGCCTCCTTTTCGATCCTTAAACACGAAAAAGACAGGGGCTATTGCCTGGCCTCGCTGAATCAAACATACCACCTGGAACAATTCATCAGCGAATGGGTCTGAAATGAGGACAATAGCCCATTCCCAACGGGAGGCCTGCCAAAATGGGACTTTACCGGGTAGAGATCGAGAACAAGAATGACCTGGCCAACCTGATCCTCGCCACCGAGGCTGACGAGCGTAGCTTCTACTTTTTCGAGCGAAAGAGCCGAATGCTGGCCTTTTACATCCCGGAGGTCGACTTCAGGGCGGCCAACGCCCTGAAACAGGAGCTGCTCTCCCGGGGCGGCGACGCCATCGTCCATAGGGGCGCGATTGCAGGATCGGTACCTAGATCCAACGTGGTGCTCCTGGGCACCAGCAAGACCCTGGAGGACCTTTCGGTCAAGCTGAGATCCATGCCTTATTGGGGTCTGGACGTGGTAAGGGAGGACCTCGCTAAGGCCTTATCCTCTCTGGACGTCACGAGATGGAATCTGAAGATCCCGGGCCGGGCCGACCTTGAGTTGGACGAAGCCACAAAGGTCATGGGTGCTATAAACATCACCGCCGATTCTTTTTACCCCGGGAGCAGGGTCGAGGGAACCAGCGGTTGCGTCGACGCCGCTCTCCGAATGCACGAGGAGGGATCCGATATCATCGATATCGGGGCGGAGTCGACGCGGCCGGGCTCAAGACCTCTCGGCCAGGAAGAGGAGGCCTCCCGGCTGATCCCGGCCATAGAGGCAGTCAGGAAGGAGTTGCCGCATGTCTTGATCTCCGCCGATACCTTCCGGGCGGAAACCGCCAGGGCCGCCATTGATTCCGGGGCCGATATCATCAACGACATTTCGGGGGGAGTCTTCGACGAAGAGATGTTTCCCCTGCTGGCAAAAAGCGGTAACCCCGTCATCATCATGCATGCCAGGGACGTCCCCGGGGGGATGCACCTCCCAGTGACCTACGGGGATATAATCGGCGAAATAATATCCTTTTTTTCCCGGCGATTGGATGAGGCCGAGAAAGCCGGCGTGAACCGGAACCAAGTCATTCTGGACCCTGGCATGGGCTTTTCCAAGAACGCCAGCCAGAACCTGCAGATACTCAAGGGTGTGGTCTCCTTCAAAACCCTGGCCAGACCTTTGCTCGTTGGCCATTCCCGCAAGAGCACCATCGGGAAAGTCCTGGACCTGGACGACCCCGCCGATAGGCTCGCTGGGACCCTCGCGCTTTCGGCCTTCTGCGCTCTGAAGGAGATCCCCCTGGTCAGGGTGCACGATGTGGCGGAAAACAGGAGAGCCGTCAGGATGATCCAGGCCTTGAGGGAGGCGGAAATCTAATGCTGGCCGGTATATCCCTCGGAAGCAACGTGGGCGACAGGCTGGGCTACATCCGCCAGGCGTCGCAGATGATAAGGTGCATGGACATCCCGATCATCGCGACCAGCGATATTTTCGAGACGGCTCCCTGGGGCGTGAAGGAGCAGCCCTGGTTCCTCAACGCCTGTCTGCTGGCCGAAACCTCCGACTCGCCCAGGGAACTGTTTTCCAAATTGAAGGAGATCGAGAACAGGCTGGGGCGGGTTTCGAGATTTCGGTGGGGACCGAGAGAAATTGACCTGGACCTGCTCTTCCTGGATGGACTTACCGTCAATGAACCGGACCTCGTCCTGCCTCACCCCAAGATGCACAACCGGTCCTTTGTCCTGGTGCCACTCAACCAGGTGGCACCCGACTGGGTCCACCCCCTTCTCCAACGGAAGGTGAGCGAACTGGTCCGTGAGGTACCGGGCGAAGACCTGCTCAGGATCACGGCCCTTTAGATCTTCACGTTTTTCGAGGAGTGATGCTTTTGTACCCCTGTAAACCGGGAGGAGTACCCCGAGCCAGGTTCCTGGCGATTTTCATCGCGTTGACGCTTTATATTTCATACCCTTCTTCTCCGGCCGCCGCACAGCACCTTAAAATACTCTCTGTCCCGGGGCATCCCGTGAGCCTGGTCCTGGAGACCAACGAGGGTGTCATATCCTCGGCGCTGCTTCGGTCCCCCGCAGGGATACAGAAGATCCTCCCCCTGGAGGGTTACGTCTACGCCGGGGAGAACCGCACCGAACCCTACGCCGACGGGGATCTCAGGAAGGACCTTCTCTGGACGATCACCTTCACGAGGCCCGGTGACCGCTCAAGGGGGATATACCTTTGGATCGGGCTAACCACGCACATCCCCAGGGCCTGGGTCATCATCAGTCCCCTGGGCCAGACCTACTGGGACACGATTCCCCTGAAGGTCTATGCCCCGAGGGGCACCGCGCTCTTTGTCTCGCCCAACCTACCCGCTTACGGCGACCTCCCCCAGTTCGGGGGCAACAGGACGCTCACCTTCGTATACACCATCGCCCTTACACCCGAAGGCCCGAACTTCCTTCCCGTGCCGGAAGTTTACCGCCAACTTTACATTATCACGGCGACCATCAGGGACGCCGAACAGGTTGCCGAGCGCCGGGAAGCCTACTCGAGGCTCCTCGAGGATTACGAAATCCTTTCAAGGGGAGGAAAACCTTCCACGGAAGTGATCCAGAACTTCACCTGGAAACGCATCCTCTGCCTGGACTGGAAATGAATTTGCCGCCGGCCGGAAAACCCCGCGCATTCGGGGACTACCGGAACGAGGCCAGGAGGTCCTTGATCCTATCCGGCTCATAGTCCCTCCGATAAAGAGGTGTGTCGTCCCCGAAATAACACCCCATGGAATCCTCAAAAGTGGGTTTCCCCTCGATCTTGTATAAAACTCCCAGGGGATAGGGCGGTCCCTCCAGGGCTCGCTCCAGGGCGGCCATCCGGTCGGAAGGATCGTGATCTTCCGGGAGATCAAAGGTGTTCGCCCCGAACCAGGCGTAGGTGTTGACCTTGTTGAAGGTCACGCAGGGCTGGAAAATGTCCACCAGCGAGTAACCCTTGTGGAGGATAGCCTTTTTTATGATCTCCACCGTCTGGTCAATGTTGGCCGAATAAGCCCTGGCGACGAAGGAGGCGCCCAGGGCTACCGCGACCGCCACGGGGTTGAAGGGTTCGGAAAACACCCCGTCCACCTGGACGGGCGTCTTGAAACCCACGGCGCTGGTCGGGGAGGCCTGCCCCTTGGTAAGGCCGTAGACCATGTTGTTATGCGCTATGTTCGTGATATCGGGGTTTCGGCGTATGGTATGGATGAAGTGATTCCCCCCCTCGCCATACATATCCCCGTCACCTCCGATGGCGATCACGGTCAGGGCCCTGTTCGCGACCTTCATTCCCGTGGCGTTGGAGATCGAACGGCCGTGCAGCCCGTTGAAGAAATTGCCCTTCATGAAATGGGGTGTCTTGGCTGCCTGGCCTATGCCTGAAAAGAGGACTACCTTTTCAGGGGGAAGATCAAGACCGGCAAGGGCTTTCTTCAGGGCCTCAAGGATCTGGAAATCGCCGCACCCGGGGCACCACTGGTTGTCAATCCCCTCCAGGTCGTAAATCCTGTGATCCATCTTAAATACCTCCTAATTCAGCAACTCGAGGAGCTTCTCGACCACGGTCTCGACGGGGACCTGCAACCCACTGTACCAAAGGATGCGATCCTCAATGAGGAATCCCGTCTCTTTCCTTATGAGATCAGCGAACTGCCCGGTGGCATTCCCCTCGATGGCTACAACCCTCCTGGCCTTCTCCAGGTAAAGCCGGGTTCCCCGGTGAAGGGGGAACACCTGGTCGAAATGGAGATGGGCCGTTTCCTCCAGGCCCGCCTTCTCCAGTGCCTCTTCGACGATATGGTACAGGGAACCCCAGGTCACCACCAGGTTTCGGTAGTCATTGGGTCCGCTCATCGTGGGATCGATAACCCTCTCTGCGATGCCCTTTCTTTTCCGCAGACGCTTGTCCACCATGCGACGACGAAGTTCGAAATCCTCCTGGACATGACCGACCT
This window harbors:
- a CDS encoding histidine phosphatase family protein, whose translation is MTEKNMTTVILIRHGECEGNREGLFRGRTDFPLNEAGRKQARSLAEAIKPMTPSIVYSSPLLRAEETARIISEGCGAELALRQGFINIALGRWENRKKSDIEQEYPEEWKLWLSHPERLHIAGGESLGDVRRRAFANLDALVKGHAGGTLAIVSHRAVLKPLLAEVLDIGDPYFWKVHLDTASFSILKHEKDRGYCLASLNQTYHLEQFISEWV
- the folP gene encoding dihydropteroate synthase, which encodes MGLYRVEIENKNDLANLILATEADERSFYFFERKSRMLAFYIPEVDFRAANALKQELLSRGGDAIVHRGAIAGSVPRSNVVLLGTSKTLEDLSVKLRSMPYWGLDVVREDLAKALSSLDVTRWNLKIPGRADLELDEATKVMGAINITADSFYPGSRVEGTSGCVDAALRMHEEGSDIIDIGAESTRPGSRPLGQEEEASRLIPAIEAVRKELPHVLISADTFRAETARAAIDSGADIINDISGGVFDEEMFPLLAKSGNPVIIMHARDVPGGMHLPVTYGDIIGEIISFFSRRLDEAEKAGVNRNQVILDPGMGFSKNASQNLQILKGVVSFKTLARPLLVGHSRKSTIGKVLDLDDPADRLAGTLALSAFCALKEIPLVRVHDVAENRRAVRMIQALREAEI
- the folK gene encoding 2-amino-4-hydroxy-6-hydroxymethyldihydropteridine diphosphokinase, whose product is MLAGISLGSNVGDRLGYIRQASQMIRCMDIPIIATSDIFETAPWGVKEQPWFLNACLLAETSDSPRELFSKLKEIENRLGRVSRFRWGPREIDLDLLFLDGLTVNEPDLVLPHPKMHNRSFVLVPLNQVAPDWVHPLLQRKVSELVREVPGEDLLRITAL
- a CDS encoding 2-oxoacid ferredoxin oxidoreductase (catalyzes the coenzyme A-dependent decarboxylation of 2-oxoacids, such as pyruvate and 2-oxoglutarate) codes for the protein MDHRIYDLEGIDNQWCPGCGDFQILEALKKALAGLDLPPEKVVLFSGIGQAAKTPHFMKGNFFNGLHGRSISNATGMKVANRALTVIAIGGDGDMYGEGGNHFIHTIRRNPDITNIAHNNMVYGLTKGQASPTSAVGFKTPVQVDGVFSEPFNPVAVAVALGASFVARAYSANIDQTVEIIKKAILHKGYSLVDIFQPCVTFNKVNTYAWFGANTFDLPEDHDPSDRMAALERALEGPPYPLGVLYKIEGKPTFEDSMGCYFGDDTPLYRRDYEPDRIKDLLASFR